ACATTACTGTGAATGATGCCTATTCTGCAATCATGCACAAGTTCTTCCCGGACCGCTATGCACCAAGCTGGATTGCAGAAGTGTGCATCTGGAATCTGCGGCTTCCCCACATCATCATGGGCATATTAGCAGGCATCTGTCTCGGGACTGCGGGCGCTACCATGCAGTGGGCGCTCAAAAATCCGCTTGCTTCGCCATATACACTTGGAATTTCACACACAGCGGTGTTCGGCACATCTGTTGCCATAATCATTGGCGGTGCATCTATTAGAGGGGAAGCTTTCATGATATTGGGAGCTGCCGCAATCTTTGCCCTGATCGCAACAGCGATCATCCTCCATATCTCGAGACGCAGGTGGGCGACCCCAGTACGGATCGTACTGTTGGGCATTATAATGACACTCTTCATCAGTGCATTGACTACGATACTCATGTATTTTGGCGAGGCAGAGGCTGTGAAGGAAATGGTCTTCTGGATGGTCGGCGACCTCAGTCGATCATCATGGGACGTACTGGCATATATGGCTGGCACGATTATACTCTGTGCGATTCCCTTACTCCTGCTGATCTTCATG
This sequence is a window from ANME-2 cluster archaeon. Protein-coding genes within it:
- a CDS encoding iron ABC transporter permease; translated protein: MLFLLLIIVALVGIFATTGAADITVNDAYSAIMHKFFPDRYAPSWIAEVCIWNLRLPHIIMGILAGICLGTAGATMQWALKNPLASPYTLGISHTAVFGTSVAIIIGGASIRGEAFMILGAAAIFALIATAIILHISRRRWATPVRIVLLGIIMTLFISALTTILMYFGEAEAVKEMVFWMVGDLSRSSWDVLAYMAGTIILCAIPLLLLIFMPSLFGVDERRIRTYAMFVASLLVAVTVCFTGTIGFIGLLAPHICRLVIGDDHRFVIPISGLVGAVLLLGLDLVARTVISPVILPVGVLTTLMGAPLLAYLIVREGRKAV